ATATTCAATGATTAGAAGAGACAAATGATATTGCGTCTACTTGTTTATGAGCGATTACATATCTGAAttgcttctttgactttcatttgcatcatttgtttacagtttgctttgatttttttgtatagcggtctgttgtacacacacaggggcatagttcaaaccagatcttaaggttccatggatatctaggaaagcactaagctccttttaaaaactgcatgtactaatgtgtgctagtgtaagtaagtaagtgagtaAAAGGTTTATTTCACAACACTTCCACATGGTGGCTCTTCGTTTGTGAAAAAACTAATtatctaaattaaaaatttataatgtacaaaatattattaaagaCATATATAAATCTATAATAAAATGGTCTTCAGTACCAAATATTCAGTTTGTTATTTAAATGCAGGTAAATGTTtgctctccctccctccccgccccctccttatctctctctctctttctctgaaaaaaaataaaaatcattggtgatatattacatagaaccataatatattgagagagacttaaaattatttgagctttaacttttgttataaGAAAAGAACGACACAGATGTTGTGTGAGAAAAGAACCTATTTGGTACCACCCATCGTTTTCCTCTTCTTGGGTCTTTTATATGTCCTAAGAGGGGAATATTTTATCAGCATTTCGTGGGCAACTGGTGCACCACTTTGTTCCTGGACGAtaggatggcattttttttctctgtaactcTGTATAGTCGCTCAGGCATGGGGGTACTACtcaaagttgccgaatgagtgggtaaGGAACATGAACTGATATTGatacttgttctttattgatGCCAATAAAACGCGCACACAAAATTTCCACTGTCAACTTCCGCCACTCGATCGAGCCATCTCGGTACTAAGTCCAATTATTCTGGCTCTACAAAAGTTCTTCTCTCGAGTTTTACTGCTCAGGCAACAGGTTTTTCATCCGGAAATTTGCCTCTAGAGAGGCCGACGACGACAACTACCACGATAAAAACACAAGTCTTCATGTTTTTCTACGAACGCGTAAACtcgacaagaaaattcactattgttgcagagatagtttttttgttgaaaaagatatatgaaagagaCGTCCCTTTAAGAGCTGTGGTTAAAGTAAAAACCTTAGCTGTTTTGTCTCCACCTTATCCCCGCTAATTGAAAACCAATACCGcgaaatttaaatctgccgccattttgacgcttacttgtttctatggaaattgtgcaacccattcccacgcgcgccaaaatcgcacgcgcgtggcttgaacatgcgcactcatttgaccgctgtgttccaaagctctcgatccgaggcgctggccaagaggatcgcagctctgggaacgagaatgagtGGGcccgtcagtgggcccttataAAGGTCTCATGACAATGCGCATGACGCATACCTTATGTCACGGTAATACCAAGTGTATCATACTCAGCTCATGTGATCATCTCATGACGCCGCACCAGTTGTTTGTTTCAGTCTGTTTTTCATGCTGAATTTGATAACTGTCAGAATGATGGTGACACGAATTTTCCTTCTTCTGTGTCTTTTTCAAGTGACATTAGCACAGGTTTCTGTTAATTCAAACATGAAGTCGTTCTCCTATGCCATAAAGAATGGTTGGATAACACCCAACGTAGAGAAAACTCTTTATGAACACGACACTGGCGAACCTGGTGTCATAACGGAGCAGTGGTTCACAGGGTTGACGATGAATCAAGACAGCAGAGTAAGAATCTACATTGACGGTGAATTGGAGGCAAGTCTTGATTTCGACCTGTTCCTCGCTCATGGATTAGGATTTACTGAGAAACAAGACATAGAGAACATACCGTGGGGAACTAGACGAATTGCTCACACCGCTAATGGCGGAATATACAACACAATTCGCATCCCGTTTAGCAGATCATTCCGAGTTACTGCTACCACACAGAGCTCTGGTTTCTTTTGGTACATCGTCCGAGGAGTGGAGAATTATCCTGTAGTCTTAGGCGATCTTATTTTACCCTCAAACACAAGATTAAGGCTCTATAAAAACAAGAACTTCCTCTTGACACCATTGGAGTTCCTTCCATTGGCGGACATCAAGAGCTCAGCGGGAGCATTATTTATGGTGACAATGGTTGCAGAAAGCTCGAATCTTGTATTTCTTGAGGGCTGCATGCGAGCATATATCGACGGCAGCAACAAAACAACTTGGCTTTCCTCTGGTACGGAGGATTTCTTCCTGTCTGCATTTTACTTCAACAAGGGATTGTATCATCTTCCAAATGCCGGCTTGACTTTCCTTGACACGCACGGACGTGTTAGTGCGTACAAGTTTTTCGAAAACGACCCATTGCTGTTTACAAAATCCTTCGAGCTTTGGTGGAGATGCAGTGACACGACCATTGACAGAGACATATATGGTTGTCCCAACACTTGGCCAGATCCTACACCTCCAAGAGATAGGGAGTTTTTCACAAAGTATGCTGCATTCAAAGATAAGCTCTACAGTAAAGGAGCAGCTCTGCACAAAGATAATTTTGACAGCAAACTGCATTTTACTGGGAAAGAAGAGTTGTCCTCTGAGGAGATAATCACACTGAAGCAAAAGATTGCAAAGGAAGGTCCTGTAGGCAATATGCCAATGGCGCCCGCAACAGTAACCACATACACATGGGTGTATGAATGGTGAACTCCTACAcatctaattgttaattagggGTAAAAGGGAGTTAATATACTTTTTTGAATCTATCAGGATTATGAAAGGTTTTGTTttactcagaaaaaaaaaacttaactgAACTGCACAATACCTAGCCACTTATTTGCACATGAATAgcatctatttttgttttttattcaacacattgtgacaatgtctaAATATGGTCACAGCACACTCAATATTCGTCATGCGTACACAACAGATATCCTGccatatacgtaattttgtgtgacagagaaaaatggtagtttttccagctttttttccaataaacattgagaattgtgctttgtcatcaatgtgttgaataataaattaattatcctgctcaatcttgggGAATattgcctgattttagccaactacgtatcaggcgatattccgcatgATTTGCcgggataattgttaaatgccATTCATGTGCAAATAAGAATCAAAGAATGCCACTACAAGAACACATTATTAGTGGgtgggtattctgcagttactcctgTGGCCAAAACTTATGTGTATCATTAAGGTCATTTTTTCTATCATTCTCTTTTTAGTATCTATAGTAGAGGTCATCTAGAATAGTTCTCTGTggtattttttcaaaaacgtgAAAATTCCTGTGACGCAGGTCTTAAAAGTCCAAAAGTATGGTTTTTTGCAATAACATTATTTGGTCATAAGTGTGGTAATTTGCAGCCTTGCTGCTGGAATTATATTAAGTATCATTCAACTGACCATATTATGAGATAATTACCACTGAATATCAAGACTTTCTGTTCATTTGGAAATTTGACAACTCAATTTTGTGAATAGGTAAAAAAGTAGcaataattttaatattattgtttgctCTGTGGCAAAATCTTTTTCAATACAATAATGTTCAAGTATAATTAATATTATAGTTGAACACTACAAAGAGCATTTGAACTGAGTTACTGCTTGAAAGCCAgtagaaaaagaaatatttgacaCCAAGGCCTGACCAAATGAAACATGTTAAATGCAATGAAGCATGTCAAGACATGAAGTTTGGTGGCCAAACATGCTTGATGCTTTATGGAGCTTTTATGGATCTGGATTGATGGATCTGTGATCCTTTTATGAGTGGCATAAAACATCTGTAAACATTTTAGATCAAAACAGTAACGTGGAAGAATGTAGGATTGAAGAGTAGGTACAGGTCTGGGCAAGATAATTTCCCAAAtctaaatctgtcataataaagATACCTGTATATAAATTATACCTCAAAATTTCTGTAACAGTGCCAGTTTTTGCTTTCTCAGGAAGGGTACACAGTCTATCGTTTCTTTGATATTGTTACTTCCATCTTAAAATGTcccttgaaattaacaatttccCTTGTCCAGTGTTTTGATTAacaaatctttgaaaaaaaaaaagtttcgtAAATTGGATTTCAGtgaaagaaaagttgaaatctttaatatttgctttcatttgaatgaacTGTCAGGTCCTCTGCTCGCCAAAATAATATTGGTTTATTTCTCAGTTGCTTCTTTTTGTATCAGTgattgtaaaataataattattgttattgttgcaaatttgatgcatacatgtacatcgaTTGCTTTGAATTTTGTGACATGTGGTATTGAACAAAAAATTAGGGTTATTTATAGAACACGTTTTACAAAGGTTGTATCTACACTATTGGCCAAGTCGgaaaatgccataatactctttgttcgtccccccaaattttgcatgagcatttcctgtttctcttgggactgaaaaattaatgtgtttcaaagagaaaacaaaagcagtgcttattcaaaatttggggagtattatggtattttccgcttcggccAATTCTGTTATAATACCGgtagatttttttttgtaacactAATGGTATACCAGTcttaaaaatcaaaa
Above is a window of Montipora capricornis isolate CH-2021 chromosome 6, ASM3666992v2, whole genome shotgun sequence DNA encoding:
- the LOC138052865 gene encoding uncharacterized protein, with translation MLNLITVRMMVTRIFLLLCLFQVTLAQVSVNSNMKSFSYAIKNGWITPNVEKTLYEHDTGEPGVITEQWFTGLTMNQDSRVRIYIDGELEASLDFDLFLAHGLGFTEKQDIENIPWGTRRIAHTANGGIYNTIRIPFSRSFRVTATTQSSGFFWYIVRGVENYPVVLGDLILPSNTRLRLYKNKNFLLTPLEFLPLADIKSSAGALFMVTMVAESSNLVFLEGCMRAYIDGSNKTTWLSSGTEDFFLSAFYFNKGLYHLPNAGLTFLDTHGRVSAYKFFENDPLLFTKSFELWWRCSDTTIDRDIYGCPNTWPDPTPPRDREFFTKYAAFKDKLYSKGAALHKDNFDSKLHFTGKEELSSEEIITLKQKIAKEGPVGNMPMAPATVTTYTWVYEW